One Pseudomonas sp. MH9.2 DNA segment encodes these proteins:
- the trmA gene encoding tRNA (uridine(54)-C5)-methyltransferase TrmA, producing MSVPFDPTSYSHQLAEKTTRLRELLAPFDAPEPQVFDSPREHYRLRAEFRLWRENQQRFYAMFVPGNNHTPILVDDFPIASQRINDLMPLLRARWEASATLNFKLFQVDFLTTLADDAIITLCYHRPLDDDWQAVAEQLAADLNVCVIGRSKGQRIVIGRDYAIEELQVAGRTFSYRQPEGSFTQPNGAVNQKMLNWAFDALGQRDDDLLELYCGNGNFTLPLATRVRKVLATEISKTSVNAALSNLADNGVDNVTLVRLSAEELTEALNEVRPFRRLWGVDLKSYEFGSIFVDPPRAGMDPDTCELSRRFERILYISCNPETLAANIAQLHDTHRIERCALFDQFPYTHHMESGVMLVRR from the coding sequence ATGAGTGTCCCTTTCGACCCTACGAGCTACAGCCATCAGCTCGCAGAAAAAACCACGCGCCTGCGTGAATTGCTGGCACCGTTCGATGCACCCGAGCCGCAGGTATTCGACTCGCCGCGCGAGCACTATCGCCTGCGCGCCGAGTTCCGTTTGTGGCGCGAGAATCAGCAGCGCTTCTATGCGATGTTTGTCCCCGGCAACAACCACACGCCGATTCTGGTCGACGACTTCCCTATCGCCAGCCAGCGCATCAATGACTTGATGCCGCTGCTGCGTGCACGATGGGAAGCCAGCGCGACCTTGAACTTCAAGCTGTTCCAGGTGGATTTCCTGACCACGCTGGCAGACGATGCGATTATCACCCTCTGCTATCACCGGCCACTGGATGACGACTGGCAGGCGGTTGCGGAACAGCTCGCGGCCGACCTTAATGTGTGCGTGATCGGCCGTTCAAAGGGCCAGCGCATCGTCATCGGTCGGGACTATGCGATCGAAGAGCTTCAGGTAGCCGGGCGCACCTTCAGCTATCGGCAACCGGAAGGCTCCTTCACCCAGCCCAACGGCGCGGTGAATCAGAAGATGCTCAATTGGGCATTCGATGCCCTCGGCCAGCGCGACGACGACTTGCTGGAGCTGTATTGCGGCAACGGCAACTTCACCCTGCCCCTGGCGACTCGCGTGCGCAAAGTACTGGCGACAGAGATCAGCAAGACCTCGGTCAACGCCGCCCTGAGCAACCTTGCCGACAACGGCGTGGACAACGTGACCCTGGTTCGCCTGTCTGCCGAAGAGCTGACCGAAGCATTGAATGAAGTTCGCCCGTTTCGCCGTTTGTGGGGCGTCGACTTGAAGAGCTACGAATTTGGAAGCATCTTCGTCGATCCGCCTCGCGCCGGCATGGACCCGGACACCTGCGAACTCAGCCGGCGTTTCGAGCGCATCCTGTATATTTCCTGCAACCCGGAGACCCTTGCGGCGAACATCGCGCAACTGCATGACACCCACCGCATCGAACGCTGCGCACTGTTCGACCAGTTTCCCTATACACACCATATGGAATCAGGGGTGATGTTGGTTCGGCGATAA
- a CDS encoding alpha/beta hydrolase, producing MIKPLLVLLLSTLLSLTANAADTAVKALSPQRLAINGGLATVGLSKDWKTPQPNTRRAVIVIHGRLRNAQTYLRSAERAAYRSGYRSTTLLIAPQFLDRKDIVKHQLPDSILRWHKDDWMEGDAAIGPVPVSSFTVIDEILTKLSDRKLFPALQEVVIAGHSGGAQVVQRYVLIGKGGAALEKAGVTLRYVVANPSSYAYFDAQRPGPVDKASCPGFDTWKYGMNKLPPYAGKQTVEQIEQNYVKRDVTYLLGQLDTDIDHPALDRTCAAEAQGAYRLIRGHNFFNYLQQRHPEGLNQRLIEVPGVGHDGDAIFTSPEGQAALFRPQ from the coding sequence ATGATAAAACCGCTATTGGTCTTGTTGTTGAGCACCCTCCTAAGCCTTACGGCGAATGCAGCGGATACCGCGGTGAAAGCCCTCAGCCCCCAGCGACTGGCCATCAATGGCGGTCTAGCGACTGTCGGCCTGAGCAAAGACTGGAAAACGCCACAACCCAATACCCGACGCGCCGTGATCGTCATTCACGGTCGCTTGCGCAACGCGCAAACCTACCTGCGTAGCGCTGAACGAGCGGCCTATCGGTCCGGGTATCGCAGCACTACCCTGCTGATCGCTCCGCAGTTCCTGGATCGAAAAGACATCGTCAAACACCAACTGCCGGATTCGATACTGCGCTGGCACAAAGACGACTGGATGGAGGGTGACGCGGCCATCGGGCCGGTGCCGGTGAGCTCCTTTACCGTCATTGACGAGATTCTGACAAAGCTGAGTGATCGCAAACTGTTCCCTGCCTTGCAGGAAGTGGTTATCGCCGGGCATTCGGGTGGCGCGCAGGTGGTTCAGCGCTACGTATTGATTGGCAAGGGCGGGGCCGCTCTGGAGAAAGCCGGGGTCACCCTGCGTTACGTGGTCGCCAACCCGTCGTCATACGCGTATTTCGACGCACAGCGGCCTGGACCGGTGGACAAGGCGTCTTGCCCGGGGTTCGATACCTGGAAATACGGGATGAACAAGTTGCCGCCTTACGCTGGCAAGCAAACCGTCGAGCAGATCGAACAGAATTATGTGAAGCGTGACGTCACTTACCTGCTGGGTCAGCTCGATACCGACATCGATCACCCGGCACTGGATAGAACCTGCGCCGCCGAAGCCCAGGGCGCCTACCGCCTGATTCGTGGTCACAACTTCTTCAATTATCTGCAGCAGCGCCACCCTGAAGGGCTGAACCAGCGGTTAATTGAAGTGCCTGGCGTAGGCCATGACGGCGACGCGATCTTCACCTCGCCTGAAGGGCAGGCCGCATTGTTCAGGCCGCAGTGA
- a CDS encoding HAD family hydrolase: MSLAEVRHWVFDMDGTLTLAVHDFPAIKRALEIPQQDDILSHLAALPPEISAAKHAWLLEHERELALASQPAAGAVELVRELAARGYRLGILTRNARELAHVTLGAIGLADCFAVDDVLGRDEAPPKPDPGGLLKLAQAWNVDPSQMVMVGDYRFDLDCGRAAGTHTILVNLPENPWPELTDWYASDCFALREMLAF; encoded by the coding sequence ATGAGCCTGGCGGAGGTTCGGCATTGGGTGTTCGACATGGATGGCACCCTGACCTTGGCCGTGCACGATTTTCCGGCGATCAAGCGCGCCCTGGAGATTCCGCAGCAGGATGACATTCTCAGCCATCTGGCCGCGCTGCCGCCCGAGATTTCAGCGGCCAAGCATGCCTGGCTGCTGGAGCACGAGCGTGAGCTGGCACTGGCGTCGCAGCCTGCAGCTGGCGCTGTCGAGCTGGTGCGTGAGTTGGCGGCGCGCGGATATCGGCTGGGCATCCTCACTCGCAATGCCCGCGAGTTGGCGCATGTAACGCTCGGAGCGATTGGCCTGGCGGATTGTTTTGCCGTCGATGACGTTCTCGGGCGCGACGAAGCACCGCCAAAACCTGATCCCGGAGGGCTGCTGAAACTGGCTCAGGCGTGGAATGTCGACCCATCACAGATGGTAATGGTCGGCGACTACCGCTTCGACCTCGATTGTGGTCGTGCGGCAGGCACCCATACCATATTGGTCAACCTGCCCGAAAATCCATGGCCGGAACTGACCGACTGGTACGCCAGCGATTGCTTTGCATTGCGCGAGATGCTGGCGTTTTAA
- the tesB gene encoding acyl-CoA thioesterase II, with amino-acid sequence MSQVLDDLVELLTLEPIEENLFRGRSQDLGFRQLFGGQVLGQSLSAASQTVEDERHVHSLHGYFLRPGDVTLPVVYQVDRVRDGGSFSTRRVTAIQKGQPIFTCSASFQYDEKGYEHQSTMPDVVGPENLPSELELTRQRAHLLSDHMREKLLCPKPIEFRPVTDIDPYNPKPTEPIKYVWFRADGPLPDVPALHKYMLAYASDFNLLTTALQPHGKSVWQKDMQVASLDHSLWFHADLRADDWLLYVMDSPWAGNSRGFSRGNVYTRAGKLVASVTQEGLIRHRKDWA; translated from the coding sequence ATGAGCCAAGTGCTGGATGATCTGGTTGAACTGCTAACCCTGGAACCCATTGAGGAGAACCTCTTTCGTGGGCGTAGTCAGGACCTTGGCTTTCGCCAGTTGTTCGGCGGGCAAGTGCTGGGCCAATCCCTGTCGGCAGCCAGTCAGACGGTCGAAGACGAGCGCCACGTGCATTCGCTGCACGGCTATTTCCTGCGTCCCGGCGACGTCACCCTGCCTGTGGTGTATCAGGTCGACCGGGTGCGCGATGGCGGCAGCTTCAGCACCCGCCGGGTCACGGCGATCCAGAAGGGGCAACCGATTTTCACGTGCAGCGCATCGTTCCAGTACGACGAAAAAGGTTATGAGCACCAGTCCACGATGCCGGACGTCGTCGGGCCAGAAAACCTGCCCTCGGAACTTGAATTGACCCGCCAGCGTGCGCACCTGCTCTCGGATCACATGCGTGAAAAACTGCTGTGCCCCAAGCCGATCGAGTTCCGCCCGGTAACTGACATTGATCCTTACAACCCTAAGCCGACAGAGCCGATCAAATACGTTTGGTTTCGCGCCGACGGCCCGCTGCCGGATGTTCCAGCGCTGCATAAGTATATGTTGGCGTACGCCTCGGATTTCAATCTGCTGACGACGGCGTTGCAGCCTCACGGCAAGTCGGTCTGGCAGAAAGATATGCAGGTTGCCAGCCTTGATCACTCCCTTTGGTTTCACGCCGATCTGCGCGCCGATGACTGGTTGCTGTACGTGATGGACAGCCCTTGGGCCGGTAATTCCCGTGGTTTCTCGCGTGGCAACGTGTACACCCGCGCAGGCAAGTTAGTGGCCTCTGTTACCCAGGAAGGCTTGATCCGTCATCGCAAGGATTGGGCATGA
- a CDS encoding GNAT family N-acetyltransferase encodes MERILELNSARLLMRQWRDDDLPAFAAMCADPQVMRYFPTPMSRLESAAQIGRMRGHFAELGFGLWALVRQDTGAFIGFTGLEVVSFDAHFTPAVEISWRLAREHWGLGFASEAAWTALRCGFERLDLDQIVSFTAQNNLASQKVMQAIGMQHDLSDDFEHPKLADGDLLKPHVLYRITRQQWLQTLKG; translated from the coding sequence ATGGAGCGGATACTCGAACTCAACAGTGCCCGGCTGCTGATGCGGCAGTGGCGAGATGACGATTTGCCGGCGTTCGCGGCGATGTGTGCCGACCCGCAGGTGATGCGTTATTTTCCAACACCCATGAGTCGGCTGGAAAGCGCGGCCCAGATCGGACGAATGCGTGGGCATTTCGCCGAGCTGGGTTTTGGCCTGTGGGCATTGGTACGCCAGGACACAGGGGCATTTATCGGCTTTACCGGATTGGAAGTGGTGAGTTTTGACGCTCACTTCACTCCGGCTGTCGAGATCAGCTGGCGTCTGGCGCGGGAACATTGGGGTTTGGGTTTTGCCAGCGAGGCCGCCTGGACCGCTCTGCGTTGCGGTTTCGAGCGGCTGGATCTGGATCAGATTGTGTCTTTCACTGCGCAGAACAATCTCGCGTCACAGAAAGTCATGCAGGCCATTGGCATGCAGCATGATCTGTCGGATGACTTCGAGCATCCAAAACTGGCTGACGGCGATCTGTTGAAACCTCATGTGTTGTATCGAATCACTCGGCAACAATGGCTGCAAACCCTGAAGGGATGA
- a CDS encoding histone deacetylase — MPLPLIYHDDYSPDFPAEHRFPMDKFRLLRDHLIESGLTTDAQLLRPDVCPSDVLALAHDPAYIQRYMSGDLSREDQRRLGLPWSEALAQRTVRAVGGSLLAAEQALQHGMACHLAGGTHHAHYDHPAGFCIFNDLAVISHYLLESGRVGRILIFDCDVHQGDGTARILANTPDAITVSLHCEKNFPARKAESDWDIPLPMGMGDDDYLKVVDDLLNYLLPFYQPDLVLYDAGVDVHKDDALGYLQLTDAGVAARDEAVLRHCLHRDIPVMGVIGGGYSKDRKALARRHGILHHSAQKVWLSAGLN; from the coding sequence ATGCCCCTGCCACTCATCTACCACGATGATTACAGCCCGGATTTCCCGGCTGAGCATCGCTTTCCGATGGATAAATTCCGTTTGCTGCGCGACCACCTGATTGAAAGCGGCCTGACCACCGACGCTCAACTGTTGCGCCCGGACGTCTGCCCGAGCGATGTTCTGGCCCTGGCCCATGATCCGGCGTACATCCAGCGCTACATGAGCGGTGACCTGTCCCGCGAAGACCAGCGCCGCCTCGGCCTGCCGTGGAGCGAGGCCCTGGCGCAGCGCACAGTGCGTGCGGTGGGCGGCTCGCTGCTGGCGGCCGAGCAGGCGCTGCAACACGGCATGGCGTGCCACCTGGCGGGCGGCACGCACCATGCGCACTATGACCACCCCGCCGGCTTCTGCATTTTTAACGATCTGGCAGTGATCAGCCACTATCTGCTGGAAAGCGGTCGAGTCGGACGCATATTGATCTTCGATTGTGACGTGCATCAGGGCGACGGCACCGCACGCATCCTCGCCAACACGCCCGATGCGATTACCGTTTCCCTGCATTGCGAAAAAAACTTCCCGGCGCGCAAGGCCGAAAGTGACTGGGACATCCCGCTGCCCATGGGCATGGGCGATGACGATTACCTGAAAGTGGTCGACGATTTATTGAACTACTTGCTGCCGTTCTATCAGCCGGACCTGGTGCTGTATGACGCCGGGGTCGACGTGCACAAGGACGATGCCCTGGGTTATCTGCAACTTACCGACGCCGGGGTGGCAGCTCGCGATGAAGCCGTGCTGCGCCATTGCCTGCACCGGGACATTCCGGTGATGGGCGTGATCGGCGGAGGCTACAGCAAGGACCGCAAGGCGCTGGCGCGACGGCACGGGATTCTGCACCACAGTGCGCAAAAGGTATGGCTGTCGGCCGGATTGAACTGA
- a CDS encoding TIGR03862 family flavoprotein produces the protein MTHVPPAVAHSVAIIGGGPAGLIAAEVLSQAGIKVDLYDAMPSVGRKFLLAGVGGMNITHSEPYPAFLSRYAERAPFIAPLLRSFGADSLRNWIHELGIETFVGSSGRVFPTDMKAAPLLRAWLKRLRESGVTLHTRHRWLGWNAQGELRMAHADSEQTIKPDAVLLALGGASWARLGSDGAWLPWLEQRGIGITALQPSNCGFEVADWSELMRSKFAGAPLKNIAIGLQGQTPRLGECVLTESGVEGSLIYALSAHIREQINQQGSATVNIDLLPGKEIGKVQAALAKPRGSRSMSKHLHSQLGIDGVKAALLRELAPAESFADPALLAKALKALPLTLVKARPLDEAISTAGGVPFEALTENLMFKQLPGVFCAGEMLDWEAPTGGYLLTACFASGRAAGLGMLEWLHSNAL, from the coding sequence ATGACCCACGTCCCTCCAGCTGTTGCTCATTCAGTCGCGATCATTGGCGGCGGCCCTGCGGGATTGATCGCGGCCGAGGTCTTGAGCCAGGCCGGAATCAAGGTCGACCTGTACGATGCCATGCCCTCGGTAGGTCGCAAGTTCCTGCTGGCAGGTGTTGGCGGAATGAACATCACCCACTCCGAACCCTACCCGGCGTTTCTCTCCCGTTATGCCGAACGCGCGCCCTTCATCGCGCCGTTACTGCGCAGCTTTGGCGCCGATTCGTTGCGCAACTGGATTCACGAACTGGGCATCGAGACTTTTGTCGGCAGTTCGGGCCGGGTGTTCCCCACGGACATGAAAGCGGCGCCGCTATTGCGGGCCTGGCTCAAGCGCCTGCGCGAATCAGGCGTCACCCTGCATACCCGCCATCGCTGGCTGGGCTGGAACGCCCAAGGTGAGTTGCGCATGGCTCACGCTGACAGCGAACAAACGATAAAACCCGACGCGGTCCTGTTGGCGTTGGGCGGCGCCAGTTGGGCGCGGCTCGGTTCGGATGGCGCCTGGCTGCCCTGGCTGGAACAACGGGGTATCGGCATCACAGCCCTGCAACCGAGCAACTGCGGGTTTGAGGTAGCGGACTGGAGCGAACTGATGCGCAGTAAATTTGCAGGCGCCCCGCTGAAGAACATCGCCATCGGCCTGCAAGGACAAACGCCTCGCTTGGGCGAATGTGTACTGACCGAGTCCGGCGTCGAGGGCAGCCTGATTTATGCGTTGTCGGCGCACATCCGTGAGCAGATCAATCAACAGGGCTCGGCGACCGTAAACATTGACCTTCTGCCAGGCAAGGAGATTGGAAAAGTCCAGGCAGCGCTGGCCAAACCACGCGGCTCGCGCTCAATGTCCAAGCACCTGCACAGTCAGTTGGGGATAGATGGGGTCAAGGCGGCGTTATTGCGCGAACTAGCGCCAGCTGAGTCGTTCGCCGATCCGGCGCTACTGGCCAAGGCGCTGAAGGCTTTGCCGCTGACACTGGTCAAAGCACGACCGCTGGATGAAGCCATCAGCACCGCAGGCGGCGTGCCGTTCGAAGCGCTGACGGAAAACCTGATGTTCAAACAGCTACCGGGCGTGTTCTGCGCCGGAGAAATGCTCGACTGGGAAGCACCCACCGGTGGCTACCTGCTGACGGCGTGTTTCGCCAGTGGCCGTGCGGCGGGGTTGGGCATGCTGGAATGGCTTCACAGCAACGCCCTGTAG
- a CDS encoding DEAD/DEAH box helicase, with amino-acid sequence MTFATLGLIEPLLRAVTALGYQTPTPVQAQAIPPVLAGRDLMAAAQTGTGKTAGFALPLLQRLTMEGPKVAANSVRALILVPTRELAEQVHENIEQYNENLPLKTYAVYGGVSINPQMMKLRSGVDVLVATPGRLLDLYRQKALKFNQLQILVLDEADRMLDLGFSEELRDIYAALPKRRQTLLFSATFSDAIRQLAGQMLDDPLTIEVSPRNVAASSVKQWVIPVDKKRKTELFIHLLKKQHWSQVLVFAKTRVGVDQLVERLQGLGINADGIHGDKPQATRQRALDRFKAREVQILVATDVAARGLDIDDLPTVINFDLPIVAEDYIHRIGRTGRAGLTGEAISFVCADEVELLSAIETLTRQTLERHEEQDFEPEHRVPTTDASGQILKKPKKPKKPKVSGGGKRNLGKWVDSGETAADVPMVKAVRKVPVFNTGPRKKKP; translated from the coding sequence ATGACATTCGCCACTCTCGGCCTGATCGAACCCTTGTTGCGTGCCGTTACGGCCCTCGGCTACCAGACTCCGACGCCTGTGCAGGCACAGGCGATTCCTCCGGTGCTGGCCGGCCGCGACTTGATGGCCGCCGCCCAGACCGGCACCGGCAAGACCGCAGGCTTTGCCCTGCCGTTGCTGCAACGCCTGACGATGGAAGGCCCAAAAGTGGCGGCCAACTCGGTGCGCGCACTGATATTGGTGCCGACCCGCGAACTGGCGGAACAGGTTCATGAAAACATTGAGCAGTACAACGAAAACCTGCCGCTAAAAACTTACGCGGTGTACGGCGGCGTCAGCATCAATCCGCAGATGATGAAGCTGCGCAGCGGGGTCGATGTACTGGTGGCAACCCCAGGTCGCCTGCTGGATCTCTATCGGCAGAAAGCGCTGAAGTTTAATCAATTGCAAATCCTGGTTCTCGATGAAGCTGACCGTATGCTCGACCTCGGTTTTTCCGAAGAGCTGCGTGATATCTATGCGGCCCTGCCCAAGCGTCGTCAGACCTTGCTGTTCTCCGCGACCTTCTCCGATGCGATTCGGCAGTTGGCTGGACAGATGCTCGACGACCCGCTGACCATTGAAGTCAGCCCGCGCAACGTCGCGGCGAGTTCGGTCAAGCAGTGGGTGATCCCGGTAGACAAAAAGCGCAAGACCGAACTGTTCATCCATCTGCTGAAAAAACAGCACTGGAGTCAGGTGCTGGTATTCGCCAAGACCCGCGTGGGTGTTGATCAACTGGTCGAGCGCTTGCAAGGCTTGGGCATCAACGCCGATGGTATTCATGGTGACAAACCGCAGGCAACCCGTCAGCGTGCGCTTGACCGTTTCAAGGCCCGCGAGGTCCAGATTCTGGTCGCTACCGACGTTGCCGCACGCGGTCTGGACATCGACGATTTACCGACCGTGATCAACTTCGACCTGCCGATTGTGGCCGAGGATTACATCCACCGGATCGGTCGTACCGGGCGTGCGGGTTTGACTGGCGAAGCGATTTCGTTTGTCTGCGCCGACGAAGTGGAGCTGCTGTCGGCCATCGAAACCTTGACCCGCCAGACCCTGGAGCGTCATGAAGAACAGGATTTCGAGCCGGAGCATCGCGTGCCGACCACCGACGCCAGCGGCCAGATTCTGAAAAAACCGAAGAAGCCGAAAAAACCTAAAGTGTCAGGCGGTGGCAAACGTAACCTGGGCAAATGGGTCGACAGCGGCGAAACAGCCGCTGACGTGCCGATGGTCAAGGCGGTGCGCAAAGTCCCTGTGTTCAATACTGGGCCACGCAAGAAAAAGCCTTGA
- the yedA gene encoding drug/metabolite exporter YedA, whose translation MSNSRRFPLLLIGAFFALYVIWGSTYLVIRIGIESWPPLMMAGVRFLIAGCLLYAFMRFRGTPAPTWTQWKAAGMIGFLLLACGNGGITVAEHLGVTSSVAALSVAVVPLFTLLFGLLWGHRNTRLEWAGIFLGLIGIGLLNMGSNLQSSPYGAALVIFAAASWAFGSVWSKSLPLPVGPIASGAEMIVAGVVLLIGSALSGEHLHTMPSAAGWGALAYLVVFGSIVAFSAYMYLLKNVRPAAATSYAYVNPAVAVLLGTLFAGEHIGVEECMAMAVIISAVVLIGLPQWRKQPALEQQPEQKQEQAGSVRTG comes from the coding sequence ATGTCGAACTCACGCCGCTTTCCATTGCTCCTGATTGGCGCTTTCTTTGCTTTGTATGTGATTTGGGGATCGACCTACCTGGTGATTCGCATCGGCATCGAGTCCTGGCCGCCATTGATGATGGCCGGGGTGCGCTTTCTGATTGCCGGGTGCCTGCTCTATGCCTTCATGCGCTTTCGCGGGACCCCTGCACCGACCTGGACGCAATGGAAGGCGGCGGGGATGATCGGCTTTTTGCTGCTCGCCTGTGGCAACGGAGGGATCACGGTGGCCGAACATTTGGGCGTGACGTCCAGTGTCGCGGCCCTGTCTGTGGCGGTTGTGCCCTTGTTCACACTGCTGTTTGGTCTGTTATGGGGGCATCGCAACACCCGTCTGGAATGGGCCGGAATCTTCCTGGGCTTGATCGGTATCGGCCTGCTTAATATGGGGTCCAATCTGCAGTCCAGCCCGTATGGCGCTGCGCTGGTGATTTTCGCGGCAGCCTCTTGGGCGTTCGGTTCGGTCTGGAGTAAAAGCCTGCCGTTGCCAGTCGGTCCCATCGCCAGCGGGGCGGAAATGATCGTCGCCGGTGTGGTGCTGTTGATCGGCAGCGCCTTGAGCGGTGAGCATCTGCACACAATGCCGAGCGCAGCAGGCTGGGGCGCCTTGGCGTACCTGGTGGTGTTCGGCTCGATCGTGGCGTTCAGCGCGTACATGTACCTGCTGAAAAACGTGCGCCCGGCGGCCGCGACCAGCTATGCGTACGTCAACCCAGCCGTGGCGGTGCTGCTGGGTACTTTGTTCGCGGGTGAACACATCGGTGTCGAAGAGTGCATGGCGATGGCAGTCATCATCAGCGCGGTGGTGCTGATCGGTTTGCCACAGTGGCGCAAGCAACCTGCCCTGGAACAACAGCCGGAACAAAAACAGGAACAGGCTGGATCGGTGCGGACAGGGTAA
- a CDS encoding Lrp/AsnC family transcriptional regulator, protein MDKYDRVLLDALLKNGRASFAQLARLVNLSAPAVAERVAKLEACGVITGYEAKVDMAKVGLPIQCVIELRLASHGNQQAYDDLVRIPELTQCHRVTGDPCVIMQAAVGSMPELEDLINRVAQFGFSKTSIVLSTAIDRRMPLGHLDGNGKA, encoded by the coding sequence CTGGATAAATACGATCGAGTCTTGCTCGATGCGCTGCTGAAAAACGGTCGCGCTTCTTTTGCGCAATTGGCGCGCCTGGTCAACCTGTCGGCCCCCGCAGTGGCCGAACGCGTGGCCAAGCTGGAGGCCTGCGGCGTCATCACCGGCTATGAGGCGAAAGTGGACATGGCCAAGGTCGGCCTGCCGATTCAATGCGTGATCGAGTTGCGCCTGGCCAGCCATGGTAATCAGCAGGCCTACGATGATCTGGTGCGGATTCCCGAGCTGACCCAATGCCACCGCGTCACGGGGGACCCGTGCGTGATCATGCAGGCGGCTGTCGGTTCGATGCCGGAATTGGAGGACCTGATCAACCGGGTGGCACAGTTCGGTTTCAGCAAAACCTCAATCGTGCTGTCGACAGCGATTGATCGGCGCATGCCGCTGGGCCATCTGGACGGTAACGGGAAAGCCTGA
- a CDS encoding 3'-5' exonuclease has product MERIAVIDFETTGISPNNSCRATEIAVVIMEQGRIVERYQSLMNAGVRIPAFIEGLTGISNSMLRTAPSATQVMNEVADFVGTTPLVAHNASFDQKFWDYELSRIQRSREQSFACSMLLARRLMPGAPNHKLGTLTTWAKLPHTGKAHRAMADAEMAANLTAHLANELRQTHGIAGVSHQFLCTLQKVPAAKISEALKRQRGF; this is encoded by the coding sequence TTGGAACGCATTGCAGTCATCGACTTTGAAACCACCGGCATTTCCCCCAACAACAGCTGTCGGGCCACCGAGATTGCCGTGGTGATCATGGAGCAGGGGCGCATTGTCGAGCGTTACCAAAGTCTGATGAATGCCGGGGTGCGTATCCCCGCGTTTATCGAAGGGCTGACCGGCATCAGCAACAGCATGCTGCGCACGGCACCGTCGGCGACTCAGGTCATGAATGAAGTGGCAGATTTTGTCGGCACCACGCCGCTGGTGGCGCATAACGCCTCATTCGACCAGAAGTTCTGGGACTACGAACTGTCGCGCATTCAACGCAGTCGCGAACAAAGCTTTGCCTGTTCGATGCTGTTGGCGCGCCGCTTGATGCCGGGTGCACCGAACCACAAACTGGGCACCCTGACTACGTGGGCCAAGCTGCCGCACACGGGCAAGGCGCACAGGGCCATGGCCGATGCGGAGATGGCGGCCAACCTCACGGCGCACCTGGCCAATGAACTGCGGCAGACTCATGGCATCGCCGGGGTGTCCCATCAGTTCCTGTGCACCTTGCAGAAAGTCCCCGCAGCTAAAATCAGCGAAGCCCTGAAGCGTCAGCGCGGTTTTTAA
- a CDS encoding NYN domain-containing protein, with translation MKKIAVFADVQNLYYTVRQAYGCHFNYAALWADISQRGQIVEAYAYAIDRGDSKQQQFQQILRNLGFTVKLKPYIQRSDGSAKGDWDVGITIDIMDAAPHVDEVVLASGDGDFDLLLERIISKHGVEAIAYGVPGLTANSLIRAASRYVPIEGALLLKN, from the coding sequence GTGAAGAAAATTGCGGTGTTCGCCGATGTACAGAACCTCTATTACACCGTGCGCCAGGCTTATGGTTGTCACTTCAACTACGCCGCCCTGTGGGCCGATATCAGCCAGCGCGGGCAGATTGTCGAGGCGTATGCCTACGCCATTGATCGGGGTGACAGCAAACAGCAGCAGTTCCAGCAGATTCTGCGCAATCTGGGTTTTACCGTGAAACTCAAACCTTACATCCAGCGCAGCGACGGCTCGGCCAAGGGCGATTGGGACGTAGGTATCACCATCGATATCATGGACGCCGCGCCGCATGTCGATGAGGTGGTGTTGGCGTCGGGTGATGGCGACTTCGATCTGCTGCTTGAGCGTATCATCAGCAAACACGGGGTTGAGGCCATCGCCTATGGCGTGCCAGGGTTGACCGCCAACTCACTGATTCGCGCCGCCAGCCGTTATGTGCCGATCGAAGGCGCGCTGCTGTTGAAAAACTGA